The Chloroflexus aggregans DSM 9485 genome segment CGCCAGATTGAGGCCGAGGCTCTGCGCCGTCTGCGTAGTCCCGAAATCGGTCAACACCTGCGCGATTATTTGGATTGAGTACGTAGTACGGCTGATCGTTTCGGTGAACAAGCGAGGGAGAAAGCAATCTCTCGCATGTTCACTGTTGTGTTTTCTGGCCGGTGAGCGTTTATCTGCTGCTAAGCTGCTCAATGGCGAGGTTGATCCACGGATCGGTTTCAATCCGAAACCGCGTCCAGTCACTGTTCGGTTGAATATTAGGGATAACCCCGCGCCCTTCGAGATCGGAACCGTCGTTCAGCCGAAACCCCTCTTGCGCCACCCACAACCGTGACCCCCCGGTGATTTCGTAGGCGTAGATCGTTTCGGTGTTGCCGGCCGATGGTAAACCGATGACTACTGCACCGGCTTCTCGCTGCAAGATCGCTGCGAGCAATTCGGCGTATGATGCGGTGCTACGGTCGATCAAAACGGCAATTGGTAGGCCGCGTAGGTCGGGATCGCGTCGGGTGATCGTTAGTGGAGTTTCTCCTTTACGACTAACGAATGAGCCAACGTTACCCTCAACAAAATGGCCGAGTAGCCCACTGAGCACTTCGCGCCACCCGCCCGGATTGGTGCGTAGATCGAGGATGATACCGCGCAGTGGTCGTTCGGCCACCAGCCGTTGTAACGCCGCTGCGACTTGCTCGTGCATGTCGTTGACCCATAGCGTGCTGATGGCAACGTAGGCAATATCGTTTCTCATGCGCATAATGTATGGTTCGATCCGACCCTCCACGCGCTCGCGTACAAGTTCGATTTCACGCGATCC includes the following:
- a CDS encoding S41 family peptidase → MSVTRLCSTIFLRSFTVWWVTGLLIACATAGPREPTPLPTTTPVPTVKPVEATATPSLPLDATLRQQIFTEVWTTINEHYIDPTFNGVDWGAVRAEYGPRALAADDDDTFFTIIEAMVALLRDNHSRFVPPQAVTVEDRLTSGWKEQVGIGVTTLPLSDGLLIQHVFPESPAAQAGLQPRDRIVAIDGRTFNLSSVEGPVGSRVRLLIVLPEGGSREIELVRERVEGRIEPYIMRMRNDIAYVAISTLWVNDMHEQVAAALQRLVAERPLRGIILDLRTNPGGWREVLSGLLGHFVEGNVGSFVSRKGETPLTITRRDPDLRGLPIAVLIDRSTASYAELLAAILQREAGAVVIGLPSAGNTETIYAYEITGGSRLWVAQEGFRLNDGSDLEGRGVIPNIQPNSDWTRFRIETDPWINLAIEQLSSR